DNA from Eucalyptus grandis isolate ANBG69807.140 chromosome 5, ASM1654582v1, whole genome shotgun sequence:
ATGGGCCGAATTGAGTTGGCTCTAATTAGACCAAATTCCTTTAGTTAAATAGAATGGTTAAATAATAAAGTGAATACGTAGGAGCACTTTACATGTCATTGGGTCAATTGATCATGTCCCTTTatataaaagaggaaaacatacGATTTTGACAGGTTCTTCAGCCATTGAAACCTATTCTACCGAACTTTCTCATTATACATGTTAGATATTTTTAAGGAGTCATCTTTTGTTACTAAATTAACACACTTCGGGCAAGTTGTTGAAATAACAATAAATACTTTCATTGCTAAGACATTAAAGAATAAGAGAAGCTAATACATGCATGTAATGTCCTCTGGAAAATGCTTTGAGAAGCATCTATCTTTCGTTACATTGTGATTAGACGATAAACAGTAGAAATAGTAGTGCTTACATGAGAAGAGAATGAGGGGAAATTATTATCATCTAGAAGTACAAAGTTCAACAagtaaaaaattaaagtttaatATCTAAAGTTGTTGAGGCATGTACCTCTCTAAACTTAGATTTATAAGATCGATGTTTGTCGGTCGTTGGAGCACCCTTCATCTACATGATTAGAAAGTCCTTGTTCTGTAGACGGCATGCCTTGCTCATTGTTTATATCATCATTGTTTTGGTTGATATCTCTTGAAAAACTCAGAGGGAAGTTAGTGTTTTCCAAAGTTTCAACGGCTGCAATCTCATTGTCGCCATCATCCATATTTCTATCTCTAAATCTGGCTTTCTCAAAAGTATGGGAGTTGAGGTCTCTTTCGTAAAATCTTCTTCCCAATGTAACAAATTTCTCCCGTAGTGAACCTGAAGGACTTGCAACGACATGCCAGTTTCTTTTAACAAACATGACCATGAAGATGAGGAGAGCTAAAACTGCAGCAGCTCCAGCAATCAAGAATAGGCCCCAAAAACTGTCAAGATCCAAGCTGTTGGAAGAATCTGGATAGTTGGATTTCGGTGGCAACCATTTATTTTCGATTTCCATCATTTTAAGCACTTCAGTATCATTAAGGATTACTCGGGAAATATCAGGTACTAGCGGAGACCCTTTGGGGAAAACCTGTAAACGAAAGGCAAGACATGAGagttttcaaacaaaaaaataaataataatcctAGTAATAGGAAATTTTGAGGGTTTTCTTTTCGGAGCTAAGAGATTGAGGACTTACAAAGCCAAATCCAGCACTTCTTAATGTTGGGATCATGGTATATCTTTTGCAATATTGAGAAATGGCAAATTTAATGTAGGGGACTTCATCGAATGCTGCTGCAATCCCACCCTTGTCACTTCCCTTGAAAGAAGCACTTTGCATTCTTCAGCGGACTTATAAGATATAAGTCTGGAATCATCGAACTTCATTTGCTTTAACATTCCATAAATGAAAGAGTTTTCCAAGTAACCCACATTTTCTCCACTCTTAAGGAGCTCATCCACATCAACCACAGTTGGTTGAAGATTTTACACCACTAAaagagagctcaagcttgctgTATAACATTGTGTTAGTATAAGTACCACGAAAACCCACACGATCACAACAAATCTGGCTAGGTTGCTTAATACTCTCTCCcctgcaatccaaattaagaGAAAGCACCTAAATTATCCAAGAATGATATGTAGATTACAAtgttcaattgatttttaaagtgAAGGGTGATTACTTTGTGCAAAGACCATGATTGAAAATGAGAACCAAAAGCTCGTGCCAACTTGATGCCCAGCCGGACCCTGGAAATCTTCATTAATTTGGTGTTCAAGAATCCACACGACGAATGCTATAAACACAAAGAAGCATCCGGTTGTTAACCAAAGGTCCCAAGTGAGTGGCTTCAAGAAAACCCAAGCATTCTTGCCCTTGCTGTCCTTGTATGGCACGAGCATTGCGACCCCCGGTTCGGTGTATGGTGCAGTGAAGTCTACGTACAGTGATCTGTTTGCAGTGATTGTTATATCACCCACGATTCCATCGTAATTctattccaacaaaaaaaaatgggaatgtTTCTTTGTCAACGACATGCTAGCATAGTAAGTTTCAGCAAGTATTCCAACAAAATCAAGCACTTGCTCACCTGGTAAAATACTTGATCGATCATGTCGCCGTACCTGCCCGCGCTACTTCCATTGGAAAAGGCAAACGGAATAAGGTCATAAGCCACAGCATAAGGCAATTTTTCTATAATGGTTTGAAAGATGTCAATACAGTATCCAATGACTTTGGATGTATTTGTGCTAAGATCATTAGTCACTTGCACGAATTGATTGAAACCATCCCTCACAGGGACTAAAATTTTCAGCCTCTTCCCATTTGTGGGAGTGTCCCATCCCTTAGGAATAGAGGTGGAATCTCCTGGCCATATTATCGATCCGAGATTACTCTTCGAAGTGGAATATTTACTTTTGCTGAATGAATACAAATATCTTAGCAGCCCATTTTCTTGCGTCCAAAATCCAATCCCTCTTGCTGCATGTCCATTGATATTAACAATCTGGAATGTTGACCACTCTAGCTGCCCATGAACGAGTCTAAAATTTCCAGTGAGGCCCGTGAATGTCGTACTGGCTAGTTCTTGGAGAAGTTTCGGACCACTTTTAGAGACCCCAATAATGTCGAGATCTGTTGTATCTATTGAAGCATCAAACATCTGGAAGGTAAAATTAGCCACACCCATTTCCTCGACAGCCATTGCCAGAGCCTGAGCAGCGTCATAAGCCCAGTATCCAAAAATGTTCAACGTAGGATTAAGGACGGATGGATTGTCTTGTTGGAATTTCATCTTCCATCGGGCCGTGAAGTTGTTCAGGTTTGGTGTGCTCGGGATGTAAGCGTTGATGCCCAATACTCCTTGCATCGAACTAGTGACGACAGATGAATCCAGAGAACTCAATTGGTCAGTGATTACATTAGTCAAGATCCACACATAACCTTCGCTCATCATTCCCACCTCTTTTGCTTTGTCAAATAGCTGAGATCCGAGGGTCGGTAACATGTGCATTATGAAGACCCTCACTTGCATCGTCATTAACTTGTAGAGTTCCCGCAGGATTTGATTGTCCGTGGCCGAAGGAGGAATGAGGCTCCTATAAGACACTCGCGTGTCGACCTCTTCCAAAGCATCCGTAAGAGAAGGTATGATGCCTTCTCCGAACTCACTGTCCACGTATATGAGGACCACTTCTCTCCAGCCAAAAGCTTGCACGACTGCGCTTATGGCATTCACTTGCGATGAGTCATTTTGCGCAGCTCGAATGAAGTAAGGACTCCGAATGGAACTGAGGGAAGGACCAGTAgcagaaaaagagatgatcgGCACATGAGATTTGTTTCCAAGGTGAATGATGAAGTTTGCTTGCGATGAACGTTGAGGTCCTATTATGGCTTGGACTTGCTTATTCTTTATTAGATCAAGTGCTGCAAGGTTGAACAAAAGATGGAGAAACAATAACAACATGGCACATAATGGAAATTCTTATTGGAAAAGGCATGGTATTGATCAGAAGCCAATTAAAACTTGATGCGGTATTATAGAAATAAAACGtttaagaaaaagtaaaatagaaGTTTGAAGTTGGATTATAATTATTTACCAGATTGCAGGCATTCATTGTTGCCTTTGATATTCTTTGGCATATGATATTGCATACCAATCAGAAACTAATCTTTCATGAAAGTAAATTTAGAACAAATAAGAGTGGATAAATTGGCAGACAGATAAgttgatttctttatttcatgGCATCAAATTATTCCACTCTAGAATCCAAGCCCCATATTGCAATTGTATGAATTTTGTGAGGTCAGACCTATGTGAAGTTTTATTATATATCAAGCCTCTCGGCATCCATTGCTTTCATGCATTAACAATTATTTGGTGGAACTGGAAACCTAGTTGTTTTATTTCATCATTAATGACACACAACTTCCATGGAAATAAATCACTGGCTCAGCTTGAACAATCTTGTTAACCATGATGTTTGGGTCaattgtaaaaataaattagtaaaattatgtAGAGATATGGAGAATGTAcatatttttccaaagaaaataatttgaaattatctcCATCAGCCTTCCCCTGAAGTGACTATTTTACTATGTAGTATGCATCATTTGCAAGATCATTTCTAATAGGGATTCACTATGCAGACATAATTTGGTAGAATATTACTACATTTATAGTGGGACGAGAGTCATAAGAGAGCTATATATTCTTCAAAGAATAGAATAGATGATAATAGTCCCAGTCCATAGTCCCACTATACCATCCAAGACCATAAACAAAAATCCTCCATTCACACATTGTTATCAAGATCCAATTTTGTATCCATAAATCTATGTACATTTGTATATTGGTGAAATACAAGATAATAGAGATGGTGGACTTCTCAATTCTAAGATCAATgagataagtgcattaaaaatccTAGATTTCTTTATTATCAAAAGgtacaattgagtcataaaacttattacaaaagtgtaaataagttttaaaacttcaaaaaatagtgtaattaagtcttaaaacaaAGTATAAAAAGTCTTAGAACCAAAGAAGTGTATCTCTTAATTTATttgttacaaaaatatttaaaaatcgcCACAAAATGAtcaattggattaatttgataagttttaggatttgatagTACTTTTTAAGAGTTTTAGGACAAATACACTAAactgacacaattgtaaaatgttttaaattttcaattagattaaaaaattgattaccgaattaaattaacataatttcAATGGGCTTTAAACCACAAAGACCAAAACCACAAgaagtttttttaattatccttGGATTAACCACCCCTTAGGAAAAACAACCCAACCACGCCCCCAACAACACAAAACTCCACCCCGGGGAAGTTTTATCTGGCAATAAATTAAAAGGTTCCACGGTCAAATGTTACTCTCAGTGACCAGTCTTGTTGTGAAGTCGGCGTGGCGTTGATTGACCAAAACCCACGAATCCCCTCCACTCTCAAGCTAAGCGTCAAAATGCCGGTCTCGTACGACCGAAAGACTTGGGGGATTATATTGTTACCCTCCTCATTCCCAGTGCGAAAGAGAACAAATTGAATGTTAAGTACCGACTTTTTGTTGTCTTTGATTTTATTAGAAGATGATAAATGCACTAAACAGCTGTTTAGTGCAAAATTAACGTTGGTCGTTTCTTCTGGGAGCTCTGGAAATTGGGGCTTTGAGAATCTCTGCTGTTAGAATGCATATAGCTTTGAATGGAACACAAATTATTTTGTCGTGTCCTTGAAAATTTAACTGGGAATTcttctcaaatgaaaatgaaaatttcataagatTGACAAACACGTCATTATGAACAATAATTAGATTCATCTTAAATCGCACTAACAGCTGCATAAAGTACTTCATCCTCTATGACCAGTCAATACgccaccgagagagagagagagagagagagagagagagaacctgcggcagcagcagcaacctCATCTTGTTTGGGATCTCTTGTAGGAAGGGTTTGAAGTA
Protein-coding regions in this window:
- the LOC104438860 gene encoding LOW QUALITY PROTEIN: glutamate receptor 2.1 (The sequence of the model RefSeq protein was modified relative to this genomic sequence to represent the inferred CDS: inserted 3 bases in 2 codons; substituted 1 base at 1 genomic stop codon) — its product is MVPPRVSSDAEKAPPFGSRLFHNRYDFQEGPQITMAQSGNNNAQTILVNVGVVLDLETWVGQMGLSCVNLSLSDFYTSNXLPTRDPKQDEVAAAAAALDLIKNKQVQAIIGPQRSSQANFIIHLGNKSHVPIISFSATGPSLSSIRSPYFIRAAQNDSSQVNAISAVVQAFGWREVVLIYVDSEFGEGIIPSLTDALEEVDTRVSYRSLIPPSATDNQILRELYKLMTMQVRVFIMHMLPTLGSQLFDKAKEVGMMSEGYVWILTNVITDQLSSLDSSVVTSSMQGVLGINAYIPSTPNLNNFTARWKMKFQQDNPSVLNPTLNIFGYWAYDAAQALAMAVEEMGVANFTFQMFDASIDTTDLDIIGVSKSGPKLLQELASTTFTGLTGNFRLVHGQLEWSTFQIVNINGHAARGIGFWTQENGLLRYLYSFSKSKYSTSKSNLGSIIWPGDSTSIPKGWDTPTNGKRLKILVPVRDGFNQFVQVTNDLSTNTSKVIGYCIDIFQTIIEKLPYAVAYDLIPFAFSNGSSAGRYGDMIDQVFYQNYDGIVGDITITANRSLYVDFTAPYTEPGVAMLVPYKDSKGKNAWVFLKPLTWDLWLTTGCFFVFIAFVVWILEHQINEDFQGPAGHQVGTSFWFSFSIMVFAQRERVLSNLARFVVIVWVFVVLILTQCYTASLSSLLVVXNLQPTVVDVDELLKSGENVGYLENSFIYGMLKQMKFDDSRLISYKSAEECKVLLXKGSDKGGIAAAFDEVPYIKFAISQYCKRYTMIPTLRSAGFGFVFPKGSPLVPDISRVILNDTEVLKMMEIENKWLPPKSNYPDSSNSLDLDSFWGLFLIAGAAAVLALLIFMVMFVKRNWHVVASPSGSLREKFVTLGRRFYERDLNSHTFEKARFRDRNMDDGDNEIAAVETLENTNFPLSFSRDINQNNDDINNEQGMPSTEQGLSNHVDEGCSNDRQTSIL